Proteins encoded by one window of Ramlibacter tataouinensis:
- a CDS encoding YciI family protein, producing MNLYMVYRVDRDDGQAAAIRAATRPAHRAYMDQFATRVRLGGPILDAGGQGCGGLMLIEAESEEAVREMVRNDPFEQAGLSARIDIYPFRWQTNRPADLPPL from the coding sequence ATGAACCTCTACATGGTGTACCGCGTCGATCGCGACGACGGCCAGGCCGCCGCCATCCGCGCCGCGACACGGCCGGCCCATCGCGCCTACATGGACCAGTTCGCCACGCGCGTGCGCCTGGGCGGCCCGATCCTCGACGCCGGCGGCCAGGGCTGCGGCGGGCTGATGCTGATCGAGGCCGAGAGCGAGGAGGCGGTGCGCGAGATGGTGCGCAACGACCCGTTCGAGCAGGCCGGGCTGTCGGCCCGCATCGACATTTACCCGTTCCGCTGGCAGACCAACCGGCCGGCGGACCTGCCACCCCTGTGA
- a CDS encoding CoxG family protein: protein MELTGEQRLPVTRERVWAALLDTDTLRAAIPGCEAVTHEGDGRYSVSVVAAVGPVKARFKGRLQQQDLQPPQRYTLSFEGDGGMAGFARGSAEVDLSEADGNSTVLAYRAQAQIGGRLAQIGSRLVDATAARMSQEFFERLTEVITAPPGSAQAARPAVGIPLSAGESPSPARQRGPALGSAPVEAPGWSGTVTIAMPGWAWAFTVAAAVACVWIAGT from the coding sequence ATGGAACTGACAGGCGAGCAGCGGCTGCCGGTGACGCGCGAGCGCGTCTGGGCGGCCTTGCTGGACACGGACACCCTGCGCGCGGCCATTCCGGGCTGCGAGGCGGTCACGCACGAAGGCGACGGGCGCTACAGCGTGAGCGTGGTCGCGGCGGTCGGACCGGTGAAGGCACGCTTCAAGGGCCGGCTGCAGCAGCAGGACCTGCAGCCGCCGCAGCGCTACACGCTCAGCTTCGAGGGCGACGGCGGCATGGCCGGCTTCGCCCGCGGCAGCGCCGAGGTCGATCTGAGCGAGGCGGACGGCAACAGCACCGTGCTGGCCTACCGCGCGCAGGCGCAGATCGGCGGGCGGCTGGCGCAGATCGGCTCGCGCCTAGTCGATGCCACGGCCGCGCGCATGTCGCAGGAGTTCTTCGAGCGGCTGACCGAAGTGATCACGGCACCGCCCGGATCGGCGCAGGCGGCCCGCCCGGCCGTGGGCATTCCCCTGAGCGCCGGCGAGTCGCCGTCGCCTGCCAGGCAACGGGGCCCCGCGCTGGGCTCGGCGCCGGTCGAAGCCCCTGGCTGGAGCGGCACCGTCACGATCGCGATGCCGGGCTGGGCCTGGGCCTTCACCGTCGCCGCGGCCGTGGCCTGCGTCTGGATCGCCGGCACCTGA
- a CDS encoding (2Fe-2S)-binding protein has product MPTREVTLTVNGIRRTHAVEPRTLLVQFLREHCHLTGTHVGCDTTQCGCCTVHLDGRAVKSCTLLAVQADGGEVTTIEGIGTPSQMHPLQEAFREHHALQCGFCTPGMVMQGIDIIRRGCAGDDATVRRELEGNLCRCTGYEGIVDAIRSCAQRCGAEGV; this is encoded by the coding sequence ATGCCCACGCGCGAAGTCACCCTCACCGTCAACGGCATCCGCCGCACGCATGCGGTGGAGCCTCGCACGCTGCTCGTGCAGTTCCTGCGCGAGCACTGTCACCTCACCGGCACCCACGTCGGCTGCGATACCACCCAGTGCGGCTGCTGCACGGTCCATCTCGACGGCCGCGCGGTGAAGTCGTGCACCCTGCTGGCGGTCCAGGCCGACGGCGGCGAGGTCACCACCATCGAAGGCATCGGCACGCCGAGCCAGATGCATCCGCTGCAGGAGGCCTTCCGCGAACACCACGCGCTGCAGTGCGGCTTCTGCACGCCGGGCATGGTGATGCAGGGCATCGACATCATCCGCCGCGGCTGCGCCGGCGACGACGCGACGGTGCGCCGCGAGCTGGAGGGCAATCTGTGCCGCTGCACCGGCTACGAGGGCATCGTCGATGCGATCCGCTCCTGCGCCCAGCGCTGCGGGGCCGAGGGGGTCTGA
- a CDS encoding FAD binding domain-containing protein has protein sequence MVDFDYARPRTLAEALALLAANPEARALAGGQTLIPTLKQRLARPALLVDLQAIAELRGIEVGDGFVSVGAMTRHAETASHAGLSAAIPALAFLAGGIAHPQVRHVGTMGGSISNNDPAADYPGALLGLGAQVQTTSRSIAADDFFTGLFSTALEPGELVVRVRFPRPVRAGYCKIANPASGYVTTGCFIADFGGGRVRVAVNGAGPCVFRLPALEAALGADFSPAALAGFRQDPKGLNADLHASAAYRAQLVAVAVRRALSMALSASPLLESSPA, from the coding sequence GTGGTCGACTTCGATTACGCGCGGCCGCGCACGCTTGCCGAAGCGCTGGCCTTGCTGGCCGCCAATCCCGAGGCGCGGGCCCTGGCCGGCGGCCAGACGCTGATCCCCACGCTCAAGCAGCGGCTCGCCCGGCCGGCGCTGCTGGTGGACCTGCAGGCCATCGCCGAGCTGCGCGGCATCGAGGTGGGCGACGGCTTCGTCAGCGTCGGCGCCATGACGCGCCACGCCGAGACCGCCAGCCACGCGGGGTTGTCCGCGGCGATCCCGGCGCTGGCCTTCCTCGCGGGCGGGATCGCCCACCCGCAGGTGCGCCACGTCGGAACCATGGGCGGATCGATCAGCAACAACGACCCGGCGGCCGACTACCCCGGCGCGCTGCTGGGCCTGGGCGCGCAGGTCCAGACCACGAGCCGCAGCATCGCCGCCGACGATTTCTTCACCGGCCTGTTCTCGACCGCGCTGGAGCCGGGCGAACTGGTGGTGCGCGTGCGCTTCCCGCGACCGGTGCGCGCGGGCTACTGCAAGATCGCCAACCCCGCCTCGGGCTACGTGACCACCGGCTGCTTCATCGCCGACTTCGGCGGCGGCCGGGTGCGCGTGGCCGTCAACGGCGCCGGCCCCTGCGTGTTCCGCCTGCCGGCGCTCGAAGCCGCGCTGGGCGCCGACTTCTCACCCGCCGCGCTGGCCGGGTTCCGCCAGGATCCCAAGGGCCTCAACGCCGACCTGCATGCGAGCGCGGCCTACCGCGCGCAGCTCGTCGCAGTCGCCGTCCGGCGCGCGTTGTCCATGGCGCTGTCCGCATCCCCCCTACTGGAGAGTTCCCCCGCATGA
- a CDS encoding fumarylacetoacetate hydrolase family protein, giving the protein MKLMSYVTPQRASFGVVQGGHVIDMGLRLGAGCPDLKSAIAQGLLPRIAALADNAPADFRLDEVVALPVIPNPNRILCVGLNYVAHRAEGSHKTEAAAPTIFLRLPESQVGHGRPLVCPRESDQFDFEAELAVVIGKAGRRIAKENALAHVAGISAYNDGSVRDWQLLMGQWAPGKNFPATGAFGPWMVTADELPPDRVLSLVCRLNGQEMQRTTTDLMMFGIPELIAFVSTFTTLEPGDVLVTGTPGGVGLRRDPQVWMKHGDVVEIELEGVGVLRNPVVKEGAAG; this is encoded by the coding sequence ATGAAACTGATGTCCTATGTCACTCCGCAGCGCGCCAGCTTCGGCGTGGTGCAAGGCGGGCACGTGATCGACATGGGCCTGCGTCTGGGCGCCGGCTGCCCCGACCTGAAGAGCGCGATCGCGCAAGGCCTGCTGCCGCGCATCGCGGCGCTGGCCGACAACGCGCCGGCCGACTTCCGCCTGGACGAGGTGGTGGCCCTGCCGGTGATCCCCAACCCGAACCGCATCCTGTGCGTCGGCCTGAACTACGTGGCGCACCGCGCCGAGGGCAGCCACAAGACCGAGGCCGCCGCGCCGACCATCTTCCTGCGGCTGCCGGAATCGCAGGTGGGCCACGGCCGCCCGCTGGTGTGCCCGCGCGAGTCGGACCAATTCGACTTCGAGGCCGAGCTCGCGGTCGTCATCGGCAAGGCCGGCCGCCGCATCGCCAAGGAGAACGCGCTGGCCCACGTGGCCGGCATCAGCGCCTACAACGACGGCTCGGTGCGCGACTGGCAGTTGCTGATGGGCCAGTGGGCGCCGGGCAAGAACTTCCCCGCCACCGGCGCCTTCGGCCCGTGGATGGTGACCGCCGACGAACTGCCGCCGGACCGTGTGCTGAGCCTGGTGTGCCGGCTGAACGGCCAGGAGATGCAGCGCACCACCACCGACCTCATGATGTTCGGCATCCCCGAGCTGATCGCGTTCGTCTCCACCTTCACCACGCTGGAGCCCGGCGACGTGCTGGTGACCGGCACGCCCGGCGGCGTCGGCCTGCGGCGCGACCCGCAGGTCTGGATGAAGCACGGCGACGTCGTCGAGATCGAGCTGGAAGGCGTGGGCGTGCTGCGCAACCCGGTCGTCAAGGAAGGGGCGGCGGGGTGA
- a CDS encoding ribonuclease activity regulator RraA encodes MSSVLTERSREQLARSGSANIANCLLKRGLRNTMLLGLSPMDPGQPPLVGPAWTVRFIPAREDLDTMALYATEQSLHRRAIEECPPGAVLVLAPSGETRASVMGDMMALRLQVRGVAGVVTDGGFRDAPGIRSVGLPCFQARSSGPATPIALSPVEFDVPVGLAGVAVYPGDVIVGDAEGVVCIPQHLMAEVAAEAAGNADYEVFVAAHLRRGRSIFGLFPATPESRAEFEQWVAAGRPPLENLP; translated from the coding sequence GTGAGCAGCGTCCTCACCGAGCGCAGCCGCGAGCAGCTGGCCCGCAGCGGATCGGCCAACATCGCCAACTGCCTGCTCAAGCGCGGGCTGCGCAACACCATGCTGCTGGGCCTGTCGCCGATGGATCCGGGCCAGCCGCCGCTGGTGGGCCCGGCCTGGACGGTGCGCTTCATTCCCGCGCGCGAGGATCTCGACACGATGGCGCTGTACGCCACCGAGCAGAGCCTGCATCGCCGCGCCATCGAGGAGTGCCCGCCCGGCGCGGTGCTGGTGCTGGCACCGTCCGGCGAGACGCGGGCCTCGGTGATGGGCGACATGATGGCGCTGCGCCTGCAGGTGCGCGGGGTCGCTGGCGTCGTCACCGACGGCGGCTTCCGCGATGCGCCCGGCATCCGCAGCGTCGGCCTGCCGTGCTTCCAGGCGCGCAGCTCGGGGCCCGCAACGCCCATCGCGCTCAGCCCGGTGGAGTTCGACGTGCCGGTCGGCCTGGCCGGGGTGGCGGTGTACCCGGGCGACGTGATCGTGGGTGACGCCGAAGGCGTGGTCTGCATCCCGCAGCACCTGATGGCCGAGGTGGCGGCGGAAGCCGCCGGCAACGCCGACTACGAGGTGTTCGTCGCCGCGCACCTCAGGCGCGGCCGGTCCATCTTCGGCCTGTTCCCGGCGACGCCGGAGAGCCGCGCCGAATTCGAGCAATGGGTGGCCGCTGGCCGCCCGCCCCTGGAGAACCTGCCATGA
- a CDS encoding cupin domain-containing protein — protein sequence MNAPDLKTLEVLIRSQDLDPAQWIDYPEYGFRQYFLWKNKDTGASIALLEYQKGGRIPVKHSHASNQFMYCLEGDYEYTDSGLRLKPGSFYMNPKDHPHGPTVAHEKSLLIEIYDGPHYYEKPVFHTDETIGDFLSKK from the coding sequence ATGAACGCCCCCGACCTGAAGACGCTGGAAGTGCTGATCCGCAGCCAGGACCTAGATCCTGCCCAGTGGATCGACTACCCCGAGTACGGTTTCCGCCAGTACTTCCTGTGGAAGAACAAGGACACCGGTGCCTCGATCGCGCTGCTGGAATACCAGAAGGGCGGCCGCATCCCGGTCAAGCACAGCCACGCGTCCAACCAGTTCATGTACTGCCTCGAGGGCGACTACGAATACACCGATTCGGGCCTGCGCCTGAAGCCGGGCTCGTTCTACATGAACCCCAAGGACCATCCGCACGGCCCGACGGTGGCGCACGAGAAGAGCCTGCTGATCGAGATCTACGACGGCCCGCACTACTACGAGAAGCCGGTGTTCCACACCGACGAGACGATCGGGGACTTCCTCTCGAAGAAGTAG
- a CDS encoding 4-hydroxyphenylacetate 3-hydroxylase family protein — MSKTGSKHLKSLADGRVVLLDGERVQNPVEHPAFRNAIGTIAHLYDLQSDHPETMTFVSPTSGKPVGRHWQIPRSHQDLVERRRAMTLWSRASYGFFGRSPDHIPTSVCGMLMDLERFRRSAPERASALQGWFEHARDQDLYVTYTIINPQSNQAKGPGEQGFEQHPGARIVDEDGGGITVHGAKMLGTAAVMANEVFVANITPLRPGEEAFATSFAIPLGTPGVKILSRKSYEQSALSEFDNPLSCRFDENDAVVVFDQVKVPWDRVFVHRDIGLAASQFRDTWAAPMQNHHSQIRLSVKLQFLLGLARRIAEINGVIDIPQVRDQLGRMAASVTMVESLVQAMEVAGEQVGPYFAPNRMMMHAATCLAQELYPQFITSIRELAGGGMIMLPSSSADFDNEEIRGLIGRTQRSSVTDAYGRVKTLKLAWDAVGSEFASRHVQYEMFYAGATVFQRAAAFRNFDWGNAASLVDGALSGYDLPAEARPSAGPAVA, encoded by the coding sequence ATGTCGAAGACCGGATCCAAGCACCTCAAGAGCCTTGCCGATGGCCGCGTCGTACTCCTCGACGGCGAGCGCGTGCAGAACCCCGTCGAGCACCCGGCCTTCCGCAATGCCATCGGAACCATCGCGCACCTGTACGACCTGCAGTCGGACCACCCCGAGACGATGACATTCGTCTCGCCCACCAGCGGCAAGCCGGTGGGGAGGCATTGGCAGATCCCCCGCAGCCACCAGGACCTGGTCGAGCGGCGCCGCGCCATGACGCTCTGGAGCCGCGCCTCCTACGGGTTCTTTGGCCGCTCGCCGGACCACATCCCGACTTCGGTGTGCGGCATGCTGATGGACCTCGAGCGCTTCCGCCGTTCCGCACCGGAGCGGGCCAGCGCGCTGCAGGGCTGGTTCGAGCACGCGCGGGACCAGGACCTGTACGTCACGTACACCATCATCAATCCGCAGTCCAACCAGGCCAAGGGCCCGGGCGAGCAGGGGTTCGAGCAGCATCCCGGAGCCAGGATCGTGGACGAGGACGGGGGCGGCATCACCGTGCACGGCGCCAAGATGCTCGGGACGGCCGCGGTGATGGCGAACGAAGTGTTCGTGGCCAACATCACCCCGCTGCGCCCGGGAGAAGAGGCATTCGCCACCTCCTTCGCGATCCCGCTGGGAACACCGGGCGTGAAGATCCTGTCGCGCAAGTCCTACGAACAGAGTGCGCTGTCGGAGTTCGACAACCCGCTGTCCTGCCGCTTCGACGAGAACGATGCCGTGGTGGTGTTCGACCAGGTCAAGGTGCCCTGGGACCGCGTGTTCGTGCACCGCGACATCGGGTTGGCGGCATCGCAGTTCCGCGACACCTGGGCTGCACCGATGCAGAACCACCATTCGCAGATCCGCTTGTCGGTGAAGCTGCAGTTCCTGCTGGGCCTGGCGCGCCGCATCGCCGAGATCAACGGCGTCATCGACATTCCGCAGGTGCGTGACCAGCTCGGGCGCATGGCCGCATCGGTGACCATGGTGGAAAGCCTTGTGCAGGCCATGGAGGTCGCGGGCGAGCAGGTGGGTCCCTACTTCGCGCCGAACCGCATGATGATGCACGCGGCGACCTGCCTGGCGCAGGAGCTCTATCCGCAGTTCATCACCTCCATCCGCGAGCTCGCCGGCGGCGGGATGATCATGCTGCCGTCCTCCAGCGCCGACTTCGACAACGAGGAGATCCGCGGACTGATCGGGCGCACGCAGCGCTCGAGCGTGACCGACGCCTATGGCCGGGTGAAGACGCTCAAGCTGGCGTGGGATGCGGTGGGGTCCGAGTTCGCCTCGCGGCACGTCCAGTACGAGATGTTCTACGCCGGCGCCACCGTGTTCCAACGGGCCGCCGCGTTCCGCAACTTCGACTGGGGGAACGCTGCGTCCCTGGTCGATGGGGCGCTCTCCGGCTACGACCTGCCTGCCGAAGCACGGCCCTCGGCCGGGCCGGCCGTTGCCTGA
- the dctP gene encoding TRAP transporter substrate-binding protein DctP, with protein MIPRRHFCAAAAAAALPGLSRASRPLLFNSFLPPVHPVAARILKPWAEEVGKATQGRVVLDIPSGSVAPPTQQMDAAAKGVIDVGYQFLGNLSDRIKLPQMTNLPLLHAGARASSVALWKTHARFFAPAAEFRDVHLLGLWVMSPATIFLMKKPVGSLQELEGMKVWSTPGYPARVLEGLGVSVVAAPAVRSYEIVSGGTVDAFASYAVSDAVAFNTLQYARHVMDLPGFLQAPSFALFINKRAWSRLSAADQEAVTALSGEALAQRLVVLDEIEAKGREAAAARGVQIAQAGSSVVEGVRKAAEPLVKEWLADAARLGVDGRQALDFYKAEAARTSR; from the coding sequence ATGATCCCTCGTCGCCATTTCTGCGCCGCCGCTGCCGCGGCCGCGCTGCCCGGGCTTTCGCGCGCCTCCCGGCCGCTCCTGTTCAACAGCTTCCTGCCGCCCGTCCATCCGGTGGCCGCGCGCATCCTCAAGCCCTGGGCCGAGGAAGTCGGGAAGGCGACGCAGGGGCGGGTCGTGCTGGACATCCCCAGCGGCAGCGTCGCGCCGCCGACGCAGCAAATGGACGCGGCCGCGAAGGGCGTGATCGATGTCGGCTACCAGTTCCTCGGCAACCTGAGCGATCGCATCAAGCTGCCGCAGATGACCAATCTGCCGCTGCTGCACGCCGGCGCCCGCGCCAGCTCGGTCGCGCTGTGGAAGACGCATGCCCGCTTCTTCGCGCCGGCCGCCGAGTTCCGGGACGTGCATCTGCTGGGCCTGTGGGTGATGTCGCCGGCGACCATCTTCCTGATGAAGAAGCCGGTGGGCTCGCTGCAGGAGCTGGAGGGCATGAAGGTGTGGAGCACGCCGGGCTACCCGGCGCGGGTGCTCGAGGGGCTGGGTGTGTCCGTCGTCGCGGCTCCGGCGGTCCGCAGCTACGAGATCGTGTCCGGGGGCACCGTGGACGCGTTCGCCAGCTACGCGGTGTCCGATGCCGTTGCCTTCAACACGCTGCAGTACGCGCGGCACGTCATGGATCTGCCGGGCTTCCTGCAGGCGCCGTCCTTCGCGCTGTTCATCAACAAGCGCGCGTGGTCCCGCCTGTCGGCCGCGGACCAGGAGGCGGTGACCGCGTTGAGCGGGGAAGCGCTGGCGCAGCGCCTGGTGGTCCTCGACGAGATCGAGGCCAAGGGGCGCGAGGCAGCGGCGGCCAGGGGCGTGCAGATCGCACAGGCCGGCAGTTCCGTCGTGGAGGGTGTGCGCAAGGCGGCGGAGCCGCTGGTCAAGGAATGGCTGGCCGATGCGGCCCGCCTGGGCGTCGACGGGCGCCAGGCGCTCGACTTCTACAAGGCCGAGGCGGCCCGGACCAGCCGCTAG
- a CDS encoding TRAP transporter small permease has protein sequence METHDRFDATLGVLCAIPGALMVGLTFVDVFARYLFAAPVRGSLEIIEFCMALVIFTALPLVTRHGEHVRVGLLEDLGPPWLRRARRLACDLVGAVVLSVVGWRLWVYADASLAAGTRTMVVGLPEAPLAYAMAVLSGVSAFVLFAAMAAALKGQKS, from the coding sequence ATGGAAACCCACGACCGATTCGACGCCACCCTGGGCGTGCTTTGCGCCATCCCGGGCGCGCTGATGGTGGGGCTGACCTTCGTCGACGTGTTCGCGCGCTACCTGTTCGCGGCGCCCGTGCGCGGCAGCCTCGAGATCATCGAGTTCTGCATGGCGCTGGTGATCTTCACGGCGCTGCCGCTGGTGACGCGGCATGGCGAACACGTGCGCGTCGGGCTCCTCGAGGACCTGGGCCCGCCGTGGTTGCGCCGAGCGCGTCGCCTGGCCTGCGACCTGGTCGGCGCGGTGGTGCTGTCGGTCGTGGGCTGGCGGCTGTGGGTGTACGCCGACGCTTCGCTGGCGGCCGGCACGCGCACCATGGTGGTCGGCCTGCCGGAGGCGCCGCTGGCCTACGCGATGGCGGTGCTCAGTGGCGTGAGCGCCTTCGTGCTCTTCGCGGCGATGGCGGCGGCGCTGAAGGGGCAGAAGTCATGA
- a CDS encoding TRAP transporter large permease produces the protein MNIALAGFAAVFLLAFFGVPLGIATLLVGVGGFALLRGLDPALEMLAQMIMDSSANYGMSVLPMFVLMGVFVQKADIVDELYAAANAWVGHLRGGLAQATVLSCALFAAISGSSIATAATMSKVSIKPMRGLGYDDRLSTGTVASAGVLGVLIPPSVPLVVFGLLTETDIRKLFIASVVPGLLLAALFFLTVWISVRRNPALGPAGPKQPTAVRLKSLKGVWPVLALFTLIMGGLYGGIFTATESAGIGAAGAFLFGAARRRITLQVFIASLVEAGKTTAMIFTIIFGALVFTNLITLSGLTGQLVAWIQGGSMSATGVILSIGLIYLVMGCFMEGMGLMLLTAPLFAAIASQVGIDLVWLGVFVVMMIEIGMLTPPVGMNLFTVKAMCPEVPLSTIVRGAMPFVVANLVAVVLVCVWPTLALTPVSWF, from the coding sequence ATGAACATCGCGCTGGCTGGATTCGCGGCGGTCTTCCTTCTCGCGTTCTTCGGCGTCCCGCTCGGTATCGCGACGCTGCTGGTCGGGGTGGGAGGGTTCGCGCTGCTGCGCGGACTGGACCCGGCACTGGAAATGCTGGCCCAGATGATCATGGACTCGTCCGCCAACTACGGGATGTCGGTGCTGCCGATGTTCGTCCTCATGGGTGTCTTCGTGCAGAAGGCGGACATCGTCGATGAGCTTTACGCGGCGGCCAATGCCTGGGTCGGCCACCTGCGCGGTGGCCTCGCCCAGGCCACGGTGCTGTCGTGTGCGCTGTTCGCGGCGATCTCCGGCAGCTCGATCGCCACTGCGGCCACCATGAGCAAGGTGAGCATCAAGCCCATGCGCGGCCTCGGCTACGACGACCGGCTCTCCACCGGCACGGTTGCATCGGCGGGCGTGCTGGGCGTGCTGATTCCACCGTCCGTCCCGCTGGTCGTCTTCGGCCTGCTGACGGAGACCGACATCCGCAAGCTGTTCATCGCCTCGGTAGTGCCGGGCCTGCTGCTGGCGGCCTTGTTCTTCCTCACGGTCTGGATTTCGGTGCGCCGCAATCCTGCCCTGGGTCCTGCCGGGCCGAAGCAGCCGACAGCGGTGCGGCTCAAGTCCCTCAAGGGCGTGTGGCCGGTGCTGGCGCTGTTCACCCTGATCATGGGTGGGCTCTACGGCGGCATCTTCACGGCGACGGAGTCGGCCGGAATCGGCGCCGCCGGGGCCTTCCTGTTCGGCGCGGCGCGCCGGCGGATCACGCTGCAGGTGTTCATCGCGAGCCTGGTCGAGGCGGGCAAGACGACGGCGATGATCTTCACCATCATCTTCGGGGCGCTGGTCTTCACCAACCTGATCACCTTGTCGGGTTTGACGGGGCAGCTGGTGGCCTGGATCCAGGGCGGCAGCATGAGCGCCACGGGCGTGATCCTCTCCATCGGGCTGATCTACCTCGTGATGGGCTGCTTCATGGAGGGGATGGGCCTGATGCTGCTGACGGCGCCGCTGTTCGCCGCCATCGCGTCGCAGGTCGGCATCGACCTGGTGTGGTTGGGCGTCTTCGTCGTGATGATGATCGAGATCGGGATGCTGACGCCGCCGGTGGGCATGAACCTGTTCACGGTCAAGGCCATGTGCCCGGAGGTGCCCTTGTCCACCATCGTGCGGGGCGCGATGCCCTTCGTGGTGGCCAACCTGGTGGCGGTGGTGCTGGTCTGTGTCTGGCCGACGCTGGCGCTCACGCCGGTGAGCTGGTTCTAG
- a CDS encoding SDR family oxidoreductase yields the protein MLTGPRPIAGSVALVTGAAGGIGAWIVTELLRRGAARVYAAGRRMPAAAHPRVVPLSLDITDPAQVAAAARAAEDVTLLVNNAGVNRNQRLLHAADPMAARDEMETNYFGTLAMCRAFAPVLARNGGGAIANVLSIAARVGMPAMGSLSASKAAALRLTECVRAELAPQGTLVVAFLPSAVDTAMTRGLAIPKGRPEDAAAALLDGIERGQEDLSFGDGAARIEQMLAKDPQALARELAAPLAR from the coding sequence GTGCTGACCGGCCCACGCCCGATCGCCGGATCGGTCGCCCTGGTGACCGGGGCCGCCGGCGGCATCGGCGCGTGGATCGTGACCGAGCTGCTGCGCCGCGGCGCGGCGCGCGTGTATGCCGCCGGCCGCCGGATGCCCGCGGCCGCCCACCCCCGCGTGGTGCCGCTGTCCCTGGACATCACGGACCCGGCGCAAGTGGCCGCCGCCGCCCGGGCGGCCGAGGATGTGACGCTGCTGGTCAACAACGCCGGCGTCAACCGCAACCAGCGGCTGCTGCACGCCGCCGACCCGATGGCGGCCCGCGACGAGATGGAGACCAACTACTTCGGCACGCTCGCCATGTGCCGCGCCTTCGCGCCCGTGCTGGCGCGCAACGGCGGCGGCGCCATCGCCAACGTGCTGTCGATCGCCGCCCGGGTGGGCATGCCCGCGATGGGCTCGCTCAGCGCTTCCAAGGCCGCCGCGCTGCGCCTGACGGAGTGCGTGCGCGCGGAACTGGCGCCGCAGGGCACGCTGGTGGTGGCTTTCCTGCCCAGCGCCGTCGACACCGCCATGACCCGGGGGCTGGCGATTCCCAAGGGCCGGCCCGAGGATGCGGCGGCAGCCCTGCTCGACGGCATCGAGCGGGGCCAGGAGGATCTGAGCTTCGGTGACGGCGCCGCCCGCATCGAGCAGATGCTGGCGAAGGACCCGCAAGCGCTGGCCCGCGAACTGGCAGCACCCCTGGCGCGCTGA